Proteins encoded in a region of the Bacillus methanolicus genome:
- a CDS encoding FadR/GntR family transcriptional regulator, protein MIESNGLKPGDKILSERELSERLNVGRSSVREALRALELLGLIETRRGEGTFIRDFSGHQLVELLSTFILQDERAKRDVSETKYLIEIDCLRLILLKFDQEKLSNFSNWAKSSKFNDDDFFLKIVQLAQNYLFFRIWIILKDYYNSLGLNKYDAKKNDYLSLIDAIFSRNQDEILQAYRKLRKLSNP, encoded by the coding sequence ATGATTGAATCCAACGGTTTAAAGCCAGGAGATAAAATCCTTTCCGAACGTGAGCTTTCTGAGCGCCTGAATGTTGGGCGCTCCTCCGTAAGGGAGGCTCTGCGTGCTTTAGAACTATTAGGGTTAATCGAAACTAGACGAGGAGAAGGCACATTTATCCGCGATTTTAGTGGACATCAATTAGTTGAACTGTTAAGCACGTTTATCTTACAAGACGAGAGAGCAAAACGCGATGTGTCTGAAACGAAATATTTGATTGAAATAGATTGTTTGCGCCTCATTTTATTAAAGTTTGATCAAGAAAAGCTAAGCAATTTTTCTAATTGGGCAAAGTCCTCTAAGTTCAATGATGACGATTTTTTTTTGAAAATTGTTCAGCTCGCACAAAATTACTTATTTTTTAGAATTTGGATAATACTTAAAGATTATTATAACTCTCTTGGTTTGAACAAATACGATGCAAAAAAAAATGATTACCTGTCATTAATTGATGCGATATTCTCAAGAAATCAAGATGAAATTTTGCAAGCATACCGAAAGCTTAGAAAGTTGTCGAATCCATGA
- a CDS encoding DUF441 domain-containing protein produces the protein MTFEPYLFLLLLFGIGLLAKNHSLLIALAVLFLLKLLPFGMRAFSILQSKGINWGVTIITLAVLAPIASGEIGFKDLSGAFKSPYAWIALISGITVALLAKGGVILLAEDPHITTALVLGTIIAVSLFKGVAVGPLIGAGIAYMAMKIFDFLN, from the coding sequence TTGACATTTGAACCATATTTATTTTTACTTTTATTGTTTGGAATAGGTTTATTAGCAAAAAATCATTCACTATTAATTGCTTTAGCTGTGTTGTTTTTATTAAAATTGCTTCCTTTTGGTATGCGCGCTTTTTCAATTCTTCAATCAAAAGGAATAAACTGGGGTGTAACCATTATCACGCTCGCTGTCCTTGCACCTATAGCAAGCGGAGAAATCGGCTTCAAGGATTTGTCCGGGGCTTTCAAATCGCCTTATGCATGGATAGCACTAATATCGGGAATTACAGTGGCGCTGCTTGCAAAAGGCGGGGTTATTTTATTGGCAGAAGATCCTCACATCACGACTGCTCTTGTTTTAGGAACGATCATTGCCGTATCTCTATTTAAAGGAGTGGCGGTAGGACCGCTGATCGGTGCCGGAATTGCGTATATGGCAATGAAAATTTTTGATTTTCTGAATTAA
- the citZ gene encoding citrate synthase has translation MTVTRGLEGVVATTSSISSIIDDTLTYVGYNIDDLADNASFEEVIYLLWHRKLPTKSELEELKTQLMENAELPKEVLDHFKMYPIDKVHPMAALRSAVSLLGLYDEEADLMDEEANYRKAIRLQAKIPAIVAAFARVRKGLEPVAPRKDLSFAANFLYMLNGKEPENIAVEAFNKVLVLHADHELNASTFTARVCVATLSDVYSGVTAAIGALKGPLHGGANEAVMKMLTEIGSLENVEPYIREKLAKKEKIMGFGHRVYRKGDPRAKHLREMSKKLTELTGEPHWYQMSIKIEAIVTGEKGLPPNVDFYSASIYHSLGIDHDLFTPIFAVSRISGWLAHILEQYENNRLIRPRADYTGPGMQKFIPIEQRG, from the coding sequence ATGACAGTTACACGTGGTCTTGAAGGGGTTGTTGCAACAACTTCTTCTATAAGTTCAATAATCGATGATACACTGACATATGTTGGCTATAATATCGATGATTTAGCGGATAATGCTAGTTTTGAAGAAGTAATTTATCTTTTATGGCATCGCAAACTTCCTACTAAATCTGAATTGGAAGAATTAAAAACCCAGCTGATGGAAAACGCAGAACTTCCAAAAGAGGTTTTGGATCATTTCAAAATGTATCCAATTGACAAGGTTCATCCAATGGCTGCTCTTCGTTCAGCTGTATCACTGTTGGGATTATACGATGAAGAAGCTGATCTTATGGATGAAGAGGCTAACTATAGAAAAGCAATCCGCCTTCAGGCGAAAATACCTGCAATTGTCGCTGCATTTGCCCGTGTACGCAAAGGGCTTGAGCCGGTCGCACCAAGGAAGGATTTAAGCTTTGCAGCTAACTTCTTATATATGCTAAATGGAAAAGAACCGGAGAATATTGCTGTTGAAGCATTCAATAAGGTGCTTGTTCTTCATGCCGATCATGAGTTAAATGCATCTACCTTTACAGCAAGGGTCTGTGTTGCAACCTTATCCGATGTTTATTCCGGTGTTACTGCTGCAATTGGAGCGCTGAAAGGCCCATTGCACGGTGGGGCAAACGAAGCGGTAATGAAAATGCTGACAGAAATTGGTTCGTTGGAAAATGTTGAACCATATATTCGTGAAAAGCTTGCGAAGAAAGAAAAAATCATGGGCTTTGGGCATCGTGTCTATCGAAAAGGAGATCCGCGTGCAAAACACTTAAGAGAAATGTCTAAAAAGTTAACAGAGCTTACTGGTGAACCTCATTGGTATCAAATGTCCATTAAAATTGAAGCCATTGTGACAGGGGAGAAAGGCCTTCCTCCAAATGTTGATTTTTATTCAGCATCTATCTATCACAGCTTAGGAATTGACCATGATTTATTTACACCAATTTTTGCTGTAAGCCGTATTTCCGGCTGGCTCGCCCATATTTTAGAGCAATATGAAAACAACCGCTTAATTCGCCCGCGTGCTGACTATACAGGTCCTGGAATGCAAAAATTTATTCCAATTGAGCAAAGAGGATAA
- the pyk gene encoding pyruvate kinase: MRRTKIVCTIGPASESLEKLTQLIEAGMNVARLNFSHGNHEEHAQRIKNIREAAERTGKNIAILLDTKGPEIRTHDMENGAIELIAGQEIIISMNEVLGTPEKFSVTYQGLINDVHKGSKILLDDGLIGLEVTKIDHANNEIHAKILNSGILKNKKGVNVPGVSVKLPGITEKDASDIIFGIEQGIDFIAASFVRRAKDVLEIRQLLEKRNATNIHIIPKIENQEGVDNIDEILEVSDGLMVARGDLGVELPAEEVPLVQKKLIKKCNALGKPVITATQMLDSMQRNPRPTRAEASDVANAIFDGTDAIMLSGETAAGQYPVEAVQTMHNIASRAESALNHKEILSKRSKDNEHNITDAIGQSVAHTALNLDVNAIITPTESGHTARMISKYRPKVPIVAVTSNDFVRRRLALVWGVYPLLGKEATTTDEMLEIAVQESLNSGIVTNGDLVVITAGVPVGESGTTNLMKIHVVGDSLIKGQGIGRKSAYGKVVIARDAKEALSKVKEGSILVTIGTDREMIPAIEKCSALITEEGGLTSHGAVVGINFGIPVIVGAENATKILKDGQEITVDAARGIIYNGHASVL; this comes from the coding sequence ATGCGCAGAACGAAAATCGTTTGTACGATTGGCCCCGCAAGTGAAAGCCTGGAGAAGCTTACACAATTAATAGAAGCGGGAATGAATGTTGCACGTCTGAATTTTTCACATGGGAACCACGAAGAACATGCCCAGAGGATTAAAAACATTCGGGAAGCAGCAGAAAGAACCGGCAAAAATATTGCAATCCTCCTTGATACAAAAGGTCCAGAAATACGCACGCATGATATGGAAAACGGTGCAATCGAGTTAATAGCCGGACAGGAAATAATTATTTCTATGAATGAAGTCTTGGGAACGCCTGAAAAATTTTCTGTTACATATCAAGGTTTAATTAACGATGTTCATAAGGGCTCAAAAATCTTGCTGGATGACGGGTTAATCGGGCTTGAAGTAACAAAAATTGATCATGCAAATAATGAAATTCATGCAAAAATTTTAAACAGCGGCATTTTAAAAAATAAGAAGGGCGTTAATGTTCCGGGAGTATCTGTCAAACTTCCGGGAATTACAGAAAAAGATGCAAGCGACATTATTTTTGGCATTGAACAAGGCATAGACTTTATCGCGGCCTCATTTGTCAGAAGAGCAAAAGATGTGCTTGAAATCCGCCAATTGCTTGAAAAGCGAAATGCGACGAATATTCATATTATCCCGAAGATTGAAAATCAAGAAGGGGTAGACAATATTGATGAAATTTTAGAAGTATCGGACGGTTTAATGGTTGCAAGGGGTGATCTCGGAGTTGAACTTCCGGCTGAAGAAGTTCCTCTAGTCCAAAAAAAGCTGATCAAAAAATGTAATGCCCTTGGAAAACCGGTTATTACTGCAACGCAAATGCTTGACTCCATGCAAAGAAATCCACGGCCGACACGCGCGGAAGCAAGTGATGTAGCAAATGCGATCTTTGACGGAACAGATGCAATTATGCTTTCAGGTGAAACGGCCGCTGGACAATATCCTGTAGAGGCTGTCCAGACAATGCATAATATTGCATCACGAGCTGAATCTGCATTAAATCACAAGGAAATTTTATCGAAACGCAGCAAAGACAATGAGCACAATATTACAGATGCCATCGGCCAATCTGTTGCGCATACAGCATTAAATCTGGATGTAAATGCAATTATTACTCCTACTGAAAGCGGCCATACAGCCAGGATGATTTCGAAATATCGGCCAAAGGTGCCGATTGTGGCGGTTACATCAAACGACTTTGTCCGCCGCCGTCTGGCTTTAGTTTGGGGAGTTTATCCGTTACTTGGAAAAGAAGCTACCACAACAGATGAAATGCTTGAAATTGCTGTTCAGGAAAGTCTAAACAGCGGTATTGTCACCAATGGCGATTTAGTGGTCATAACTGCAGGCGTTCCAGTTGGAGAGAGCGGAACGACCAACCTTATGAAAATTCATGTAGTAGGCGATTCTTTGATAAAGGGACAGGGGATCGGCAGAAAATCTGCGTATGGAAAAGTCGTGATCGCCCGCGATGCAAAAGAAGCTTTAAGTAAAGTAAAAGAAGGCTCTATTCTAGTTACGATCGGTACCGACCGGGAAATGATACCTGCTATTGAAAAGTGCAGCGCCCTTATTACCGAAGAAGGCGGATTGACAAGCCATGGCGCGGTTGTAGGTATAAATTTCGGCATTCCTGTTATTGTCGGTGCTGAAAATGCAACAAAAATTCTAAAAGACGGGCAAGAAATTACTGTTGACGCAGCACGAGGAATCATTTACAACGGTCACGCAAGCGTATTATAA
- the icd gene encoding NADP-dependent isocitrate dehydrogenase, with product MMQGEKITVTNGVLNVPNNPIIPFIEGDGTGPDIWAAAQRVLDAAVEKAYNGERKIVWKEVLAGEKAFNQTGEWLPAETLQTINEYLIAIKGPLTTPVGGGIRSLNVALRQELDLFVCLRPVRWFEGVPSPVKRPQDTDMVIFRENTEDIYAGIEYAKGTDEVKKLIHFLQNEMGVNKIRFPETSGIGIKPVSQEGTSRLVRAAINYAIKEGRKSVTLVHKGNIMKFTEGAFKNWGYELAEKEFGDKVFTWAQYDRIKEEQGTEAANKAQAEAEAAGKIIVKDAIADIFLQQILTRPREFDVVATMNLNGDYISDALAAQVGGIGIAPGANINYETGHAIFEATHGTAPKYAGLDKVNPSSVILSGVLMFEHLGWNEAANLIIKSMEKTIASKVVTYDFARLMEGAIEVKTSEFGNELIKNMG from the coding sequence ATCATGCAAGGTGAAAAAATCACGGTAACAAATGGTGTATTAAACGTACCAAACAATCCGATTATTCCATTTATTGAGGGAGATGGAACAGGCCCGGATATTTGGGCAGCTGCACAAAGAGTATTGGACGCAGCGGTTGAGAAAGCTTATAATGGCGAGCGGAAAATTGTATGGAAAGAAGTGCTTGCCGGAGAAAAAGCTTTTAATCAAACAGGAGAGTGGCTTCCTGCTGAAACGCTTCAAACGATCAATGAATATTTAATTGCCATCAAAGGACCTTTAACAACACCTGTAGGGGGCGGAATCCGCTCGCTGAATGTTGCTCTTCGCCAGGAATTAGATTTGTTTGTGTGCTTGCGTCCTGTACGCTGGTTTGAAGGAGTGCCATCACCTGTAAAACGACCGCAAGATACAGACATGGTTATTTTCCGTGAAAATACTGAAGATATTTATGCTGGCATTGAATATGCAAAAGGTACTGACGAAGTTAAGAAGTTAATTCATTTCCTTCAAAATGAAATGGGCGTCAATAAAATCCGCTTCCCTGAAACTTCAGGCATCGGCATTAAGCCTGTTTCACAGGAAGGAACATCCCGCCTTGTACGTGCAGCCATCAATTATGCGATTAAAGAAGGCCGCAAGTCCGTAACTCTTGTACATAAAGGGAACATTATGAAGTTCACTGAAGGTGCATTTAAAAACTGGGGTTACGAGCTTGCTGAAAAAGAATTTGGCGACAAAGTATTTACATGGGCTCAGTACGACCGCATTAAAGAAGAACAGGGGACAGAAGCTGCAAACAAAGCACAAGCAGAGGCAGAAGCTGCAGGAAAGATCATTGTAAAAGATGCAATTGCTGATATTTTTCTTCAACAAATTCTGACTCGTCCGCGCGAGTTTGATGTTGTTGCAACAATGAACTTAAATGGAGATTACATATCCGACGCACTTGCTGCTCAAGTTGGAGGCATTGGAATTGCTCCCGGAGCAAACATTAACTATGAAACAGGTCATGCTATTTTTGAAGCAACACATGGTACAGCTCCTAAATATGCAGGATTAGATAAAGTAAATCCTTCTTCGGTCATCCTTTCCGGAGTATTAATGTTTGAGCATTTAGGATGGAATGAAGCAGCAAATCTAATCATAAAATCAATGGAGAAAACAATTGCTTCCAAAGTTGTAACGTATGATTTTGCTCGGTTAATGGAAGGGGCAATTGAAGTAAAAACTTCAGAATTTGGAAATGAGTTAATCAAAAATATGGGATAA
- a CDS encoding FxsA family protein, protein MRYFLLFLIIVPALEIAFLLLSGKTIGVLPTIFLLIFTGVLGAYLAKRQGLETIRKAQEQLRYGQIPGDALLDGICILIGGTLLLTPGFITDMAGFLLLAPPTRKFFKMLLIKAFKRWIDKGNVTIIR, encoded by the coding sequence ATGCGTTATTTCCTATTATTTCTTATTATCGTTCCCGCTCTAGAAATAGCGTTTCTTTTATTATCCGGTAAAACGATTGGAGTGTTGCCGACAATCTTCTTACTTATTTTTACAGGAGTGCTCGGGGCATACTTAGCAAAGCGCCAAGGGCTTGAGACGATTCGAAAAGCACAGGAACAGCTCCGATACGGGCAAATACCCGGCGATGCCTTATTGGACGGTATTTGTATTCTAATAGGAGGAACATTGCTTTTGACACCTGGATTTATAACAGATATGGCAGGGTTTCTATTACTTGCCCCTCCAACGAGAAAGTTTTTTAAGATGCTGTTAATAAAAGCATTTAAAAGATGGATCGATAAAGGCAATGTAACGATAATCCGGTAA
- the ytvI gene encoding sporulation integral membrane protein YtvI, with protein sequence MNQTYIFRTLRFLYVIGIVFLSLVAIYYISTVTYPFLIALALAFLINPLVGFFEKKARMPRALAVLIVLILIFAVFAGLITLLVAEIVSGTEYLAKVVPTHLDTVINYIEQFFAAQIIPLYNQLSSMFKNLDAGQQDTILMNIENVGKKFGTTVGAFIQNFFEKIPNILSWFPNAATVFIFSLLATFFISKDWHRLTALAGRLLPKRAKSSGKTVFADLNKALFGFIKAQATLVSITTVIILIGLLILRVDYAITIALIAGIVDIIPYLGTGAIFVPWIIYEAIAGEMSLAIGLGVLYIVVIVQRQIMEPKILSSSIGLDPLATLIALFVGFKLLGFLGLIAGPVTLVIISTLHRANVFRDIWSFIKGEEKAS encoded by the coding sequence TTGAATCAGACGTACATATTTCGAACACTACGTTTTTTATACGTAATTGGAATTGTCTTCTTAAGTTTAGTTGCAATATATTACATATCAACAGTCACTTATCCTTTTCTTATAGCACTGGCACTTGCCTTTCTAATTAACCCGCTTGTTGGCTTTTTTGAGAAAAAGGCCCGAATGCCGAGAGCTCTGGCTGTTTTAATTGTTCTGATTCTTATTTTTGCCGTTTTTGCCGGATTAATCACGCTGCTTGTCGCCGAAATTGTATCAGGTACTGAATATTTAGCAAAAGTAGTTCCAACACATTTAGATACAGTAATTAATTATATTGAACAATTTTTTGCTGCTCAAATTATTCCTCTTTATAACCAGTTGTCGAGCATGTTTAAAAACCTGGATGCAGGCCAGCAAGATACCATTCTCATGAATATTGAAAATGTCGGAAAAAAATTCGGAACAACTGTCGGAGCGTTTATCCAGAACTTTTTTGAAAAGATTCCAAATATCTTATCATGGTTTCCAAACGCAGCTACAGTGTTCATATTTTCTTTGTTAGCAACATTTTTTATCAGCAAAGATTGGCACAGGCTTACAGCACTTGCCGGCAGGCTCCTTCCAAAGCGGGCAAAATCGAGTGGAAAAACAGTTTTTGCAGACTTAAATAAAGCTTTGTTTGGGTTTATAAAAGCACAAGCAACTCTGGTTTCCATTACAACTGTTATTATATTAATCGGCTTGCTAATCCTGCGTGTCGATTATGCGATAACAATTGCCTTAATTGCCGGAATTGTTGATATTATCCCCTACCTCGGAACAGGCGCCATTTTCGTTCCATGGATTATTTATGAGGCAATTGCCGGAGAAATGAGCCTGGCAATCGGTCTTGGAGTCTTATATATTGTGGTTATTGTCCAAAGGCAAATTATGGAACCTAAAATTCTTTCTTCAAGTATTGGACTAGATCCGCTTGCCACTTTAATTGCCTTGTTTGTCGGATTTAAGCTGCTCGGATTCCTTGGATTGATTGCAGGCCCGGTAACCCTCGTCATTATCAGCACTTTGCATCGCGCAAATGTGTTTAGGGATATTTGGTCGTTTATTAAAGGCGAAGAAAAAGCGTCTTAA
- the accA gene encoding acetyl-CoA carboxylase carboxyl transferase subunit alpha — protein sequence MVGELEFERPVIELKKKISELKEFTKSTDVDLSSEIEKLEERLEKLEKEIYENINPWNRVQIARHPDRPTTLEYISHLFTDFFECHGDRNFGDDEAIVGGIAKYHGLPVTVIGHQRGKDTKENIRRNFGMPHPEGYRKALRLMKQAEKFKRPIICFIDTKGAYPGKAAEERGQSEAIARNLFEMAGLRVPVICIVIGEGGSGGALALGVGNHIHMLENSTYSVISPEGAAALLWKDASQAKRAAETMKITAPDLKELGIIDEIIPEVKGGAHKDVKKQSEYIDQILMKSLKELVKMSDEELVVHRYRKYKAIGEYSFAAEHAEVN from the coding sequence ATGGTTGGAGAATTAGAATTTGAACGACCCGTCATTGAGTTGAAGAAAAAAATTTCCGAACTGAAAGAGTTTACGAAAAGCACGGACGTTGACCTCTCTTCCGAAATTGAGAAGTTGGAAGAGCGGCTGGAAAAATTAGAAAAAGAAATTTATGAAAATATAAATCCTTGGAACCGGGTCCAAATTGCCCGCCATCCGGACCGTCCTACTACTTTAGAATATATTTCGCATCTTTTCACTGATTTTTTTGAATGCCACGGTGACCGCAACTTTGGAGATGACGAGGCGATCGTAGGAGGCATTGCTAAATATCACGGTCTGCCGGTGACGGTAATAGGACATCAACGAGGCAAAGATACGAAGGAAAATATCCGCCGCAATTTTGGTATGCCCCATCCCGAAGGATATCGAAAAGCATTGCGGTTAATGAAGCAAGCGGAAAAATTTAAACGGCCGATTATATGCTTTATAGACACGAAAGGGGCATATCCCGGAAAGGCAGCAGAAGAGCGAGGACAAAGTGAAGCGATTGCCCGTAATCTTTTTGAAATGGCCGGTTTAAGAGTGCCTGTCATATGTATCGTTATTGGAGAAGGAGGAAGCGGCGGGGCTTTGGCGTTAGGTGTAGGCAATCATATTCATATGCTTGAAAACTCCACATATTCGGTTATTTCTCCTGAAGGTGCAGCCGCGCTTTTATGGAAAGATGCGTCACAAGCGAAGAGGGCTGCTGAAACAATGAAAATCACTGCACCTGATCTTAAAGAACTCGGTATTATTGATGAAATTATCCCTGAAGTAAAAGGCGGAGCACATAAAGATGTTAAAAAACAATCAGAATATATTGACCAAATTTTAATGAAATCTTTAAAAGAACTGGTTAAAATGTCAGATGAAGAACTAGTCGTTCACCGTTATCGGAAATATAAAGCGATCGGGGAATATTCATTTGCTGCTGAACATGCAGAGGTAAATTAG
- the accD gene encoding acetyl-CoA carboxylase, carboxyltransferase subunit beta: protein MLKDIFTKSKKKKYATIPSEAAKQDVPEGIMTKCPKCKKIMYTKEVSKNLKVCINCGYHYQMNAAERLQSFLDDGSFEEWNGEMVSKNPLNFPDYLEKLEKDREKTKMNEAVVTGTGTVNGFQVAIAVMDANFRMGSMGSVVGEKITRAIEKADELFIPFIIFTASGGARMQEGVLSLMQMAKTSAALKRFSDNGGLTISIMTHPTTGGVSASFASLGDYNFAEPGALIGFAGRRIIEQTIREELPEDFQTAEFLLKHGQLDAVISRLDLKEKITTILDIHAGGEVKWLEN, encoded by the coding sequence TTGCTTAAAGACATTTTTACAAAATCAAAAAAGAAAAAATATGCCACCATTCCATCTGAAGCTGCAAAACAAGATGTTCCGGAAGGAATTATGACAAAATGTCCTAAATGTAAGAAAATCATGTATACAAAAGAGGTCTCCAAAAATCTTAAAGTTTGTATTAACTGCGGCTACCATTATCAGATGAATGCAGCAGAGCGTTTGCAAAGCTTCTTAGATGATGGCAGTTTCGAAGAGTGGAATGGTGAAATGGTTTCAAAAAACCCGCTTAATTTTCCTGACTATCTTGAGAAGCTGGAAAAAGACCGGGAAAAAACAAAAATGAATGAAGCGGTTGTTACAGGTACTGGAACAGTGAATGGCTTCCAAGTGGCTATTGCAGTTATGGATGCCAATTTCCGCATGGGAAGTATGGGTTCCGTTGTTGGTGAGAAAATTACTCGGGCGATCGAAAAAGCGGATGAGCTTTTTATCCCGTTTATTATCTTTACTGCATCCGGCGGAGCGCGCATGCAGGAAGGTGTTTTAAGCTTAATGCAAATGGCAAAAACAAGCGCCGCTTTAAAACGCTTCAGCGATAACGGAGGATTAACGATTTCTATTATGACGCACCCGACTACAGGCGGGGTATCTGCAAGTTTTGCTTCTTTAGGAGACTATAATTTTGCCGAGCCTGGGGCACTTATTGGTTTTGCCGGAAGAAGAATAATCGAGCAAACGATTCGTGAAGAATTACCCGAAGACTTCCAAACAGCAGAATTTCTTTTAAAACATGGCCAGCTTGATGCTGTCATTTCACGGCTTGATTTAAAAGAGAAAATCACCACGATACTGGATATTCATGCAGGAGGTGAAGTGAAATGGTTGGAGAATTAG
- the pfkA gene encoding 6-phosphofructokinase → MKRIGVLTSGGDSPGMNAAIRAVVRKAIYHNLEVYGVYGGYLGLINGNIKKLELGSVGDIIHRGGTMLYSARCEEFKTKEGQQKGVEQLKKHGIEGLVVIGGDGSYRGAKALTELGFPCVGVPGTIDNDIPGTEQTIGFDTALNTVIDAIDKIRDTASSHERTFVVEVMGRNAGDIALWAGLAGGAEAIVIPEENYDMNEIADRLKRSHERGKRHSIIIVAEGVCSGEELSKQITEATGFATWVTVLGHVQRGGSPSAFDRVLASRLGAHAVELLIEGKGGRAVGIRKNQVVDYDFNEVFSEEHMLDLELCKLSKELSI, encoded by the coding sequence ATGAAAAGAATAGGTGTTCTAACGAGCGGCGGAGATTCACCAGGAATGAATGCTGCGATTCGCGCTGTAGTGCGCAAAGCGATTTATCACAACCTGGAAGTTTATGGTGTGTACGGCGGTTATCTAGGTTTAATTAACGGAAATATCAAAAAACTTGAGCTCGGTTCTGTTGGTGATATTATCCACCGCGGAGGAACAATGCTTTATTCTGCCCGCTGTGAAGAATTTAAGACTAAAGAAGGACAGCAAAAAGGCGTTGAACAATTAAAGAAACACGGAATCGAAGGACTCGTTGTTATCGGAGGGGACGGTTCTTACCGAGGAGCAAAAGCCCTCACAGAACTTGGTTTTCCGTGTGTAGGCGTTCCGGGTACAATTGATAATGATATACCAGGAACAGAGCAAACGATCGGATTTGATACAGCTTTAAATACTGTTATCGATGCGATTGACAAAATTCGTGATACAGCATCTTCCCATGAAAGGACGTTCGTAGTTGAAGTAATGGGCCGAAATGCCGGGGACATTGCATTATGGGCAGGACTTGCCGGCGGGGCTGAAGCGATTGTGATTCCGGAAGAAAATTATGACATGAATGAAATTGCTGACCGTTTAAAGAGAAGTCATGAACGCGGCAAAAGGCACAGTATTATCATTGTAGCCGAAGGGGTTTGCAGCGGCGAAGAGCTTAGCAAACAAATTACAGAAGCAACCGGTTTTGCTACTTGGGTTACTGTTCTTGGACATGTTCAGCGCGGGGGATCGCCAAGTGCATTTGACCGCGTGCTTGCAAGCCGTCTTGGAGCACATGCTGTTGAGCTTCTCATTGAAGGAAAAGGCGGACGTGCAGTAGGAATCAGAAAAAACCAGGTCGTAGATTATGATTTTAATGAAGTATTTTCCGAAGAACATATGCTCGACCTAGAATTGTGCAAGCTATCCAAGGAGCTCTCAATATAA